A genomic segment from Montipora foliosa isolate CH-2021 chromosome 9, ASM3666993v2, whole genome shotgun sequence encodes:
- the LOC137970264 gene encoding kelch domain-containing protein 9-like codes for MEFCAILPQGAAPSKRAFHSSSIVGGSLYIFGGITENRTVLSDMHRYEISSNFWTKIERRVPNCSHSTPSLVSLVFPKGGLCVAPSVSHHTATVLKDRFILIIGGWNGRKRCADLFCFDTVEQVWRHIPESGDVPVGLSSHTATLISSKDILIIGREGGVHTQRRFAGAFYLNFESGRYTEAPFHASSRSGHIANLIPIRASKENHLFVFGGRKNGSYELIGSWDKSESTTECCFPKQKITDLLAKSTVCSEPCGRQHAKALELDAKHLLIFGGETWSGVRENVTNDTFILETEKMRWHKVAVSGDVPKLVGHSMVGTAVKIFVFGGGVGNKHQDILWEVKF; via the coding sequence ATGGAATTTTGTGCTATTTTGCCACAAGGCGCAGCTCCAAGCAAACGTGCATTTCATTCGTCTTCTATCGTTGGAGGTTCTCTATATATTTTTGGTGGAATTACTGAGAACAGAACTGTCTTAAGCGATATGCACCGCTATGAAATTTCATCGAATTTCTGGACTAAGATCGAAAGACGAGTGCCGAACTGCTCGCACAGTACGCCTTCTTTAGTATCGTTAGTATTTCCAAAAGGCGGACTTTGCGTTGCACCCAGTGTCAGTCACCATACAGCTACAGTACTCAAAGATCGTTTTATATTGATAATTGGTGGCTGGAACGGACGGAAACGTTGTgcagatttgttttgttttgacacCGTGGAACAGGTTTGGCGCCATATTCCTGAATCCGGGGACGTCCCAGTTGGTTTGAGCTCACACACGGCGACTTTAATTTCGTCAAAGGATATTCTTATCATCGGGCGTGAAGGGGGTGTACATACTCAAAGACGCTTTGCTGGTgcattttatttgaattttgaatcaGGGCGATACACAGAGGCACCGTTTCATGCTTCATCTCGCTCAGGTCACATTGCCAATCTGATTCCCATCAGAGCAAGCAAGGAAAATCACTTATTTGTCTTCGGAGGCCGCAAAAATGGCAGCTATGAGTTAATCGGCTCATGGGACAAATCTGAATCAACCACTGAGTGCTGTTTTCCAAAGCAAAAAATAACAGACTTGCTTGCAAAATCAACTGTTTGTAGTGAGCCATGTGGTCGTCAGCACGCGAAGGCTCTTGAACTTGATGCAAAACATTTGCTAATTTTCGGTGGTGAGACTTGGAGTGGAGTTCGTGAAAATGTTACAAATGACACTTTTATTCTGGAGACAGAAAAGATGCGATGGCATAAGGTGGCGGTTTCTGGGGATGTTCCTAAACTTGTTGGACATTCTATGGTCGGAACTGCTGTTAAGATTTTTGTTTTCGGGGGTGGTGTTGGTAATAAACACCAGGATATTCTTTGGGAGGTGAAGTTCTGA